From a single Osmerus mordax isolate fOsmMor3 chromosome 6, fOsmMor3.pri, whole genome shotgun sequence genomic region:
- the scn1ba gene encoding LOW QUALITY PROTEIN: sodium channel, voltage-gated, type I, beta a (The sequence of the model RefSeq protein was modified relative to this genomic sequence to represent the inferred CDS: inserted 2 bases in 1 codon), whose protein sequence is MPAGRIVLVPVILLVLQAGLSHSACVEVESDTEAMANKGFKMNCISCKMSEVPATATVDWYFMAKGESKFTHIYSYEDEVGDITDERFYERLDWNGSKRTQDLQDGSLYILNVTFNDIGTYRCFFNRIFTFPNYEFHTNATKIIHFNVVPRFTRGMASILSEVMMYVFLIAVQFWLLVEMVYCYRKIAASGEQALRESVAEYLAITXKIKENCAGVQVSE, encoded by the exons ATGCCTGCAGGGAGGATTGTGCTGGTTCCTGTCATACTCCTGGTGCTGCAAG ctggaCTGTCCCATTCGGCCTGTGTGGAAGTGGAGTCCGACACGGAGGCAATGGCTAACAAGGGCTTCAAGATGAACTGCATCTCCTGTAAGATGAGTGAGGTGCCTGCCACTGCCACTGTCGACTGGTACTTCATGGCTAAGGGAGAAAGCAAGTTCACACAT ATTTACAGCTATGAGGATGAGGTGGGTGACATCACTGATGAGCGTTTCTACGAGCGCCTGGACTGGAACGGCAGCAAAAGGACCCAGGATCTACAGGATGGCTCCTTATATATTCTCAATGTGACTTTCAATGACATTGGCACATACCGCTGCTTCTTCAACCGCATCTTCACCTTCCCAAACTATGAGTTCCATACCAACGCCACCAAGATCATCCACTTCAACGTGGTGCCACGAT TCACCAGGGGTATGGCATCCATATTGTCGGAGGTGATGATGTATGTGTTCCTCATTGCCGTGCAGTTTTGGCTCCTGGTAGAGATGGTTTACTGCTATAGGAAGATAGCAGCTTCTGGGGAACAGGccttgagagagagcgt ggcggAGTACTTAGCTATTAC TAAGATTAAAGAAAATTGTGCAGGGGTACAGGTATCAGAGTAG